One part of the Ailuropoda melanoleuca isolate Jingjing chromosome 6, ASM200744v2, whole genome shotgun sequence genome encodes these proteins:
- the ZNF503 gene encoding LOW QUALITY PROTEIN: zinc finger protein 503 (The sequence of the model RefSeq protein was modified relative to this genomic sequence to represent the inferred CDS: deleted 1 base in 1 codon) has protein sequence MSTAPSLSALRSSKHSGGGGGSSADPAWTSALSGNSSVPGQGSSPAGSTKPFVHAVPPSDPLRQANRLPIKVLKMLTARTGHILHPEYLQPLPSTPVSPIELDAKKSPLALLAQTCSQIGKPDPSPSSKLSSVASNGGGAGGAGSGTGGDKDAKSGPLKLSDIGVEDKSSFKPYSKPGSDKKEPGGGGGGGXXGGGGGGGVSAEKSGFRVPSATCQPFTPRTGSPSSSASACSPGGMLPSAGGGPEGKDDKKDPDVGGGGGNSKGSGGTSAEGGPAGLAHGRISCGGGINVDVNQHPDGGPGGKALGSDCGGSSGSSSGSGPSAPASSSVLGSGLVAPVSPYKPGQTVFPLPPAGMTYPGSLAGAYAGYPPQFLPHGVALDPTKPGSLVGAQLAAAAAGSLGCSKPAGSSPLAGASPPSVMTASLCRDPYCLSYHCASHLAGAAAASASCAHDPAAAAAALKSGYPLVYPTHPLHGVHSSLTAAAAAGATPPSLAGHPLYPYGFMLPNDPLPHICNWVSANGPCDKRFATSEELLSHLRTHTAFPGTDKLLSGYPSSSSLASAAAAAMACHMHIPTSGAPGSPGTLALRSPHHALGLSSRYHPYSKSPLPTPGAPVPVPAATGPYYSPYALYGQRLTTASALGYQ, from the exons ATGAGCACAGCGCCCTCGCTTTCTGCCCTAAGAAGCAGTAAGcacagcggcggcggcggcggcagcagtgCGGACCCTGCCTGGACCAGCGCGCTCTCTGGAAATAGCTCCGTCCCCGGCCAAGGCTCGTCCCCGGCCGGCAGCACCAAGCCTTTTGTGCACGCTGTGCCCCCCTCTGATCCTCTCCGCCAGGCTAACCGCCTGCCCATCAAGGTGCTGAAGATGCTGACGGCACGGACTGGCCACATTTTGCACCCCGAGTACCTGCAGCCCCTGCCTTCCACTCCCGTCAGCCCCATCGAG CTTGATGCCAAGAAGAGCCCGCTGGCGCTGTTGGCGCAAACATGCTCACAGATCGGGAAGCCCGACCCCTCGCCCTCTTCCAAACTCTCCTCTGTCGCCTCCAATGGGGGCGGTGCGGGCGGTGCCGGGAGCGGCACCGGGGGCGACAAGGACGCAAAGTCGGGCCCCCTCAAGCTGAGCGACATCGGCGTGGAGGACAAGTCGAGTTTCAAGCCGTACTCCAAACCCGGCTCGGAT AAGAAGGAGccgggaggcggcggcggcggagg NNNNNgtggcgggggcggcggcgggggggtTTCAGCAGAGAAGTCCGGATTCCGGGTACCGAGCGCCACCTGCCAGCCATTCACTCCCAGGACAGGCAGCCCAAGCTCCAGCGCCTCGGCCTGCTCGCCAGGAGGCATGCTGCCTTCGGCCGGGGGCGGCCCAGAGGGCAAGGACGACAAGAAGGACCCCGACGTGGGCGGCGGCGGTGGCAACAGCAAGGGTTCCGGGGGCACCTCGGCCGAAGGGGGACCCGCGGGGTTGGCGCACGGCCGGATTAGCTGCGGCGGAGGGATTAATGTGGACGTAAACCAGCACCCAGATGGGGGCCCCGGGGGCAAGGCTCTAGGTTCAGACTGCGGCGGCTCCTCGGGCTCCAGCTCCGGTTCAGGCCCCAGCGCGCCCGCCTCCTCCTCAGTactgggctctgggctggtgGCTCCGGTATCGCCCTACAAGCCGGGCCAGACagtgttccctctgcctcccgcggGCATGACCTatccaggcagcctggctggggCCTACGCTGGCTACCCGCCTCAATTCCTGCCACACGGCGTGGCACTTGACCCCACCAAGCCGGGCAGCCTGGTGGGGGCGCAACTGGCGGCGGCCGCGGCCGGCTCTCTGGGCTGCAGTAAGCCGGCTGGTTCCAGCCCCTTGGCCGGGGCGTCGCCGCCATCCGTGATGACAGCCAGTTTGTGCCGGGACCCGTACTGCCTCAGCTACCACTGCGCCAGCCACCTGGCAGGGGCAGCGGCAGCCAGTGCTTCCTGCGCTCACGATCCGGCCGCGGCGGCCGCGGCGCTCAAGTCAGGATACCCGCTGGTGTACCCCACGCACCCGCTGCACGGCGTGCACTCATCGCTAACAGCTGCGGCCGCTGCCGGCGCCACACCGCCCTCCCTGGCCGGCCACCCCCTCTACCCGTACGGCTTCATGCTCCCTAACGACCCGCTCCCCCACATCTGCAACTGGGTGTCGGCCAACGGGCCCTGCGACAAGCGCTTCGCCACGTCCGAAGAGCTGCTGAGCCACTTGCGGACCCATACGGCCTTCCCCGGGACAGACAAACTGCTGTCGGGCTACCCTAGCTCATCGTCTCTGGCCAGCGCCGCAGCGGCCGCCATGGCTTGCCACATGCACATCCCCACGTCGGGCGCTCCGGGCAGTCCCGGGACGCTGGCGCTGCGGAGCCCCCACCACGCGCTGGGACTCAGCAGCCGCTACCACCCCTACTCCAAGAGCCCGCTCCCCACACCCGGCGCTCCTGTGCCCGTGCCCGCCGCCACCGGACCCTACTACTCCCCCTATGCCCTCTACGGACAGAGACTGACCACGGCCTCGGCACTGGGGTATCAGTGA
- the LOC117802806 gene encoding uncharacterized protein LOC117802806 produces MGAAGGGLREARGGLRAARSPGELKHLCRLPIKWEPEVIGGSRGCDASRAAAAAAAARTLSAGFNGQLLLHRPPPACPLPRFRSEDEEGAYEKQIEGVTRRSNGGSLDNGRTINSRGAQGTHTPNILSRSVIEISRGAAARNRRDFSAVCSVCIRINSALRHPAGNSSRFECTKTHRPSTGWEVAAGDPEACRSGLRRRLDYQRPQAGSGSLLPHSARQPPPLVVLRKPAGPSTPGAKTESKFRGK; encoded by the exons ATGGGAGCAGCGGGGGGAGGGCTCCGGGAGGCGCGGGGCGGGCTCCGGGCTGCGCGCTCGCCCGGGGAGCTGAAGca CCTTTGCCGCCTTCCAATCAAATGGGAGCCCGAGGTGATTGGAGGGTCAAGGGGATGTGACGCGtcccgcgccgccgccgccgccgccgcagccaGGACTCTCAGCGCTGGTTTTAATGGGCAGCTCCTTCTTCACCGCCCCCCTCCCGCGTGTCCCCTCCCTCGATTTCGCTCCGAGGACGAG gagggtGCGTATGAGAAACAGATTGAGGGGGTGACCAGAAGGAGCAACGGCGGAAGTCTGGACAACGGCCGGACTATCAACTCCAGGGGCGCACAGGGGACCCACACACCAAATATTCTTTCTCGCTCAGTAATTGAAATCTCTCGAGGCGCGGCCGCAAGG AATCGACGGGATTTCTCTGCGGTTTGCTCTGTCTGTATCCGAATAAATTCAGCTCTCAGGCATCCGGCAGGAAACAGCTCCCGGTTCGAGTGTACGAAGACGCATCGGCCCAGCACGGGATGGGAGGTGGCTGCTGGTGATCCTGAGGCTTGTAGGTCCGGCCTCCGAAGGAGGCTGGACTATCAGCGCCCTCAGGCCGGGAGCGGCTCCTTGCTGCCCCACAGTGCCCGGCAGCCCCCACCTCTGGTGGTGCTTCGGAAGCCCGCCGGGCCGAGTACGCCCGGGGCGAAAACTGAAAGCAAATTCCGCGGCAAATGA